Within the Candidatus Methylomirabilota bacterium genome, the region AGAAGGTCATGGAGGGCATGATCCGGCACGACGGGGCCAAGGCGGTCTTCGCCAGCTCGTTCGGCTACTGGCCGAACGTCCTCAAGCTCGCCCCCAAGCACCCCGACGTGCTCTTCGTCCACATCGGCGCCCTCTGGAAGGACGGCGATCCCAAGAACACGATCGGCTACCGGGGCTACATGGAGGAGCCGCACTATCTCTGCGGCGTGGCCGCCGGGCACGCGACCAGGACAGGCAAGATCGGCTTCATCGGGAGCAAGCCCCTCTATTTCATCTTCAACAACGCCAACGGGTTCATCCTGGGCGCCCGCGCGGTCAACCCGAGCATCACCTGCCAGGTGGTGATCACCGGCGACTGGAACAATCCGGTCCGGGAGGCGGAGGTCACCAACAGCCTGATCGACCAGGGCGTCGATGTGATCGTGGCCAACGTCGACAGCGCCAAGGTCGTGGTCGAGAACGCCGAGCGGCGCGGGATCTATAGCTGCGGCTACCACACCGACGTGAGCGAGCTGGCGCCCAAGGGCTTTCTCACCGGCGCCGAGTGGAACTGGGCCGCCGGCGCCCAGTTCGTGAAGGCCTGGCAAACCGGCGGCTCGTACCCGAATCTCCTGCGCGGCGGCTTCCGTCAGGACATGGTGGCGATCAGCCCCTTCGGCCGGTCGGTGTCGCCGGAGGTGCGGAGCAAGATCCTCAAGATCCGGCAGGCCTTCATCGACGACACGTTCAAGCTCTACCAGGGGCCGCTCAAGGACAACGAGGGCAACGTCATCCTCAAAGAGGGCCAGGTCATCGCCAACGACGACAACAAGTTCAAGCTCGCCGTCAACTTCCTCGTCGAGGGCGCGATCGGGAAGACCGGCCTCAAGAAGTAGCCGGTGCTGGTCCGGTCGTGGGCGGAGACGGCGGCGATCTCGGCAGCCGCGCTCCTGGCCGCGCTGGTCCTGTTCGGGGCCTTCGTCGTGCTCCGCGGCCTCAGCCCGCTCGAGGTCTACGCCGCCCTCTTCCTGGGCGCCTTCGGTACCTGGTTCTCGATCGAGCAGACGCTCACCCAGGCCGCGCCCCTCATGCTGACGGGGCTCTGCACGGCCCTGCCGGCCCGGGCCGGGCTGCTGGTAATCGGCGGGGAGGGCGCGCTGGTGGTCGGCGGCGTGGCCGCGGTCCTGGCCGGCGTGACGCTGGCGGGATGGCCCCCGCCTCTCGCGGTCGCCCTGATGTGCGTGACCGGAGCTCTGGCCGGCGGCCTCTGGATCGGCGTGGCCGGTGCCTTGCGCCACTGGCGCGGCGTGAACGAGACGATTTGCACCTTGCTGTTGAACTACATCGCCATCGCGGTCATGAACCACCTGGTCACCGGCCCAATCCGCGACTTCGCCCAGGTCCTAAAGCCGGCGAGCTGGAGCATCGGCGAGCGGCTCATGATCGGCGAGCTGCCGGGGACGGGTGTGCACTGGGGCCTGGCCTTCGGCGTCGTCGCCTGTCTCCTGACCTGGGGGCTGATGCGGCACACCACCTTCGGCTTCGCCGTCGACATCCTCGGCGGCAACGTCCGCGCCGCCCAGACGGCGGGACTGCCCGTCGGGGCGATGGTGCTGGCCACGTGCTTCATCGGCGGCGCCGCCGCCGGGCTGGCCGGCACCATCGAGATCGTCGCCGTCCACGGCTTCGCCAGCTCGTCGCTGGTCGTCGGCTACGGTTACGCCGGCATCCTGGTGGCTTTCCTGGCACGGCAGAACCCTCTGGCGGTGGTCTTCGTGGCGATCCTCCTGGGTGGGATCTCCGCCAGCGGCGGTCTCCTCCAGCGGCGCTTCGGTCTGCCCGACGCCGCCACGCTCGTGCTCCGGGGGTTGCTGTTCGTCGCCGTGCTGGCGGGTAACACGCTCTACGGGCGATTCAAAATCTTCCGGTCGCCGACGGTGTGACGTGCCGCCCGCGACGGATCTCGGCTGGTGGGGCGTACTGATCGCGGTGCTCGGCGGCGCCGCCCGGGTCTCCACGCCCTACCTCTTCGTGAGCCTCGGCGAGACGCTCACCGAGAAGAGCGGCCGCGTGAACCTCGGGCTGGAGGGCACGCTCGTCATGGGCGCCATGAGCGCCTACGCCGTCGCCTACCTCAGCGGCTCGCCGTGGCTGGGCGTGCTCGTCGCGGGCGCGGCGGGCGCGGCGTTCGGCCTCCTGCACGGCGGCGTCTCCACCCTGCCCCGCGTCAACGACATCGCCGTCGGCATCGCCCTGTTCCTCCTGGGCACGGGGCTGGCGTTCTATCTCGGCAAGCCCTTCATCGAGCCGGTGGCGCCGCGGCTGCCGCACCTGGCACTCGGCGCCTGGAGCGCCTCGCCTCAGATCCGGGCGGCGCTGGAGCTCAACGCGCTGTTCGTGGTCGGGGCGGTGCTGGCGCCGCTTCTCATGTGGGCCCTGCACCACACGCGGTGGGGCCTCGTCGTGCGGACCGCCGGCGACAACGCCGATGCG harbors:
- a CDS encoding ABC transporter permease, with amino-acid sequence MPPATDLGWWGVLIAVLGGAARVSTPYLFVSLGETLTEKSGRVNLGLEGTLVMGAMSAYAVAYLSGSPWLGVLVAGAAGAAFGLLHGGVSTLPRVNDIAVGIALFLLGTGLAFYLGKPFIEPVAPRLPHLALGAWSASPQIRAALELNALFVVGAVLAPLLMWALHHTRWGLVVRTAGDNADAAKALGYSVGAVRTLSTMAGGFLAGVGGSFLSLYYPGTWNEGLSSGQGLMAIALVIFARWNPIHCFWVSLLFGGATALGPALQSVGIASNYYLYGAAPYVLTLILLIASSSPRHALAGAPSELTISK
- a CDS encoding ABC transporter permease, encoding MLVRSWAETAAISAAALLAALVLFGAFVVLRGLSPLEVYAALFLGAFGTWFSIEQTLTQAAPLMLTGLCTALPARAGLLVIGGEGALVVGGVAAVLAGVTLAGWPPPLAVALMCVTGALAGGLWIGVAGALRHWRGVNETICTLLLNYIAIAVMNHLVTGPIRDFAQVLKPASWSIGERLMIGELPGTGVHWGLAFGVVACLLTWGLMRHTTFGFAVDILGGNVRAAQTAGLPVGAMVLATCFIGGAAAGLAGTIEIVAVHGFASSSLVVGYGYAGILVAFLARQNPLAVVFVAILLGGISASGGLLQRRFGLPDAATLVLRGLLFVAVLAGNTLYGRFKIFRSPTV
- a CDS encoding BMP family ABC transporter substrate-binding protein, which encodes MSDVTLTRRQVATGTAGLLAASSLTGLLPGREARAAVKPLTVGFIYVGPKNDYGWNQAHAVAAKKIARLEGVKLIEQENVPETVEAEKVMEGMIRHDGAKAVFASSFGYWPNVLKLAPKHPDVLFVHIGALWKDGDPKNTIGYRGYMEEPHYLCGVAAGHATRTGKIGFIGSKPLYFIFNNANGFILGARAVNPSITCQVVITGDWNNPVREAEVTNSLIDQGVDVIVANVDSAKVVVENAERRGIYSCGYHTDVSELAPKGFLTGAEWNWAAGAQFVKAWQTGGSYPNLLRGGFRQDMVAISPFGRSVSPEVRSKILKIRQAFIDDTFKLYQGPLKDNEGNVILKEGQVIANDDNKFKLAVNFLVEGAIGKTGLKK